One segment of Leptospirillum ferrooxidans C2-3 DNA contains the following:
- the mgtA gene encoding magnesium-translocating P-type ATPase: MLVQPKKEGGFKNPPQRPDSSEPYRHNGFFQKASRWNLEELLNVLEGSPQGLTEEIARARLAAIGTNEIDQEGLHWPKQLLKAFLNPFILLLTALAIISYLTDDKSGSVVMGIMVTVSVFLTFFQEYRSSQAAMRLKAMVSTKATVIRVVRSGPAKEEESSEDKMISIRQEVPIREVVPGDLIHLSAGDMVPADVRLTYSKDLFVSQSSLTGESLPVEKFPFPPPPDASRTVNLPDLQNICFMGTNVISGTAQAIVLKTGRETFLGSVAKTISEGRSLSSFDRGIHRFTWLMLKFMVVMTPMVFLINGFSKGAWLEAFMFAVAVAVGLTPEMLPMIVTVNLARGALSMAKRKVIVKRLPAIQNFGAIDVLCTDKTGTLTQDKVVLEKYVDPLGNPKNHVLKYAFLNSFYQTGLKNLLDVAILKHHEIWGDLAVERDYQKIDEIPFDFARKRMSVILERKDRSHVLICKGALEEIFNICQFAEIDGEIIPIESVSRDRCMALANDLNNDGMRVIAVAAKEVSQRGPSYSVADESDLTLLGYVAFLDPPKETAMEAIRLLGKKGVSVKVLTGDNDLVTRKICREVGLEVDSLMLGGELSEISDEDLDSRVEKTTVFAKLSPSQKERIIRSLQRKGHVVGFMGDGINDAPALLASDIGISVDNAVDIAKESADIILLEKSLLVLEEGIIEGRKVFGNIIKYIKMGSSSNFGNVFSILGSSVFLPFLPMQPVQLLTQNLLYDLSQTAIPFDHVDEEYLEKPRKWEIGDIGRFMVVMGPISSIFDYATFAVMWFVFKANSPASAGLFQSGWFIEGLLSQTLIVHIIRTRKIPFLQSRASAPLLVMTSLIMILGVAIPFSSLGAKVGLVPLPWSYFPWLLALLVPYCLLAQMVKNLFIRRYGFN, encoded by the coding sequence ATGCTTGTTCAACCAAAAAAAGAGGGTGGTTTTAAAAATCCGCCACAAAGGCCGGACTCTTCTGAGCCCTACCGACACAACGGTTTTTTTCAAAAAGCCAGCCGATGGAATCTTGAAGAGCTTTTGAATGTGCTTGAGGGAAGTCCACAGGGGCTGACCGAGGAGATTGCCAGAGCCAGGCTTGCTGCGATCGGAACCAATGAAATTGATCAGGAGGGTCTTCATTGGCCAAAACAGCTTCTGAAGGCATTCTTGAACCCTTTCATCCTTCTGCTGACAGCTCTGGCGATCATCTCCTATCTGACGGATGACAAAAGCGGTTCCGTTGTTATGGGAATCATGGTCACGGTCAGCGTTTTCCTTACTTTTTTTCAGGAATACCGCTCAAGTCAGGCAGCGATGCGTCTGAAAGCGATGGTGAGCACCAAGGCCACGGTGATCAGGGTCGTCAGGTCAGGGCCGGCAAAAGAGGAAGAGTCTTCGGAAGATAAAATGATTTCCATCCGTCAGGAGGTTCCCATCCGGGAGGTGGTTCCCGGCGACCTGATCCACCTTTCGGCAGGAGACATGGTACCCGCCGATGTGCGGCTGACCTATTCCAAGGATCTGTTTGTCAGTCAGTCCTCACTGACAGGAGAGTCCCTTCCGGTGGAGAAATTCCCGTTCCCCCCGCCTCCTGACGCTTCAAGAACGGTCAACCTTCCGGACCTTCAAAACATCTGTTTTATGGGAACCAATGTGATCAGTGGAACAGCCCAGGCGATTGTTCTGAAAACCGGAAGGGAGACGTTTCTCGGATCCGTTGCAAAAACCATCTCCGAAGGGCGCTCCCTGTCTTCATTCGATCGCGGAATACACCGTTTTACATGGCTCATGCTGAAATTCATGGTGGTCATGACACCGATGGTCTTTCTGATCAATGGGTTTTCCAAGGGGGCCTGGCTTGAGGCGTTCATGTTTGCCGTGGCGGTTGCCGTCGGGCTGACGCCCGAGATGCTTCCGATGATTGTCACGGTGAATCTTGCAAGAGGAGCCTTGTCGATGGCCAAGAGAAAGGTCATCGTCAAGAGGCTTCCGGCCATTCAGAACTTTGGTGCCATCGATGTTTTATGCACCGACAAGACAGGAACATTGACACAGGACAAGGTTGTTCTTGAAAAGTATGTGGACCCCCTCGGCAATCCAAAGAACCATGTTCTGAAATATGCCTTTCTAAACAGCTTCTATCAGACGGGTCTGAAAAATCTTCTGGATGTCGCGATCTTGAAACATCATGAAATCTGGGGAGACCTGGCCGTCGAGCGGGATTATCAGAAGATCGACGAGATCCCATTTGATTTCGCGAGAAAACGAATGTCCGTCATCCTCGAGAGGAAGGACAGGAGCCATGTTCTGATCTGCAAGGGCGCTCTCGAGGAGATCTTCAATATCTGCCAATTTGCCGAAATTGACGGTGAGATCATCCCGATCGAGTCGGTCTCAAGGGATCGCTGCATGGCACTTGCCAATGATCTCAACAATGACGGAATGCGTGTCATCGCCGTTGCGGCAAAAGAAGTCTCACAGCGTGGCCCCTCCTATTCTGTGGCCGACGAGTCGGATCTCACCCTCCTTGGCTATGTGGCGTTTCTGGATCCTCCGAAAGAAACGGCGATGGAAGCTATTCGCCTTTTGGGGAAAAAAGGAGTTTCGGTCAAGGTTCTGACAGGTGACAACGATCTTGTGACAAGAAAAATCTGTCGTGAGGTGGGGCTTGAGGTGGACTCCCTGATGCTGGGGGGAGAGCTGTCCGAGATCTCCGATGAAGATCTCGACTCACGGGTGGAGAAAACAACGGTTTTCGCGAAGCTTTCTCCTTCGCAAAAAGAGCGGATCATCCGATCCCTTCAGCGAAAGGGCCATGTTGTCGGATTTATGGGAGACGGGATCAACGACGCTCCGGCCCTTTTGGCCTCGGATATCGGGATATCCGTCGACAATGCCGTCGATATCGCGAAAGAGTCCGCCGATATCATCCTCCTTGAAAAAAGTCTTCTTGTGCTGGAAGAGGGGATTATCGAGGGCAGGAAGGTGTTCGGAAACATCATCAAATATATCAAGATGGGTTCGAGCTCGAACTTCGGAAATGTTTTCAGTATTCTCGGGTCGAGCGTTTTTCTTCCGTTTCTTCCCATGCAGCCGGTCCAGCTTTTAACCCAGAACCTTCTTTATGACCTCTCCCAGACGGCGATCCCCTTCGATCACGTCGATGAGGAGTATCTCGAAAAGCCTCGCAAATGGGAAATCGGGGATATCGGGCGATTCATGGTTGTGATGGGACCCATCAGCTCGATCTTTGACTATGCGACATTTGCTGTCATGTGGTTCGTGTTCAAGGCGAACAGTCCGGCAAGCGCCGGATTGTTCCAGTCCGGATGGTTCATTGAAGGACTCCTCTCCCAGACACTGATCGTCCATATCATCCGTACCCGGAAGATCCCGTTTTTGCAAAGCAGGGCATCCGCTCCGCTTCTTGTGATGACTTCGCTGATCATGATCCTCGGAGTGGCCATTCCCTTTTCTTCCCTGGGAGCGAAGGTTGGTCTTGTCCCCTTGCCCTGGAGTTATTTCCCATGGCTATTGGC
- a CDS encoding cistern family PEP-CTERM protein → MKHSILLKSLLAVAILTTSYLPDAYAAFSFGEVNGYQDVTMNASDVGQSFTANWLCSANTTCNNPKIVNPSPVNLSATGTFTLDQYGSNYVKISATIKNTTISSFQAALMSIGLSTQLSNSNISPSWNIPGDSGSQGTIFKSYSSPGNFPGGFSGINACFWAGINCSGGPITSGLGNGYTKLGPSTDSFTFFLTSNTGTIGSSLTLSDFAVKFQTQAGSYEFGDGLGPSPTPEPGSFWLLGSALLAMIGFSLRKTMPKKA, encoded by the coding sequence ATGAAACATTCAATCCTTTTGAAAAGCCTTCTTGCGGTGGCTATCCTCACAACCTCATACCTTCCAGATGCTTACGCTGCCTTCTCTTTTGGTGAAGTAAACGGATATCAGGATGTCACCATGAACGCTTCCGATGTGGGACAATCTTTTACGGCCAACTGGCTCTGTAGCGCCAACACGACTTGCAACAATCCGAAAATAGTAAATCCTTCCCCGGTCAATCTCAGTGCAACCGGAACATTTACACTGGACCAATACGGAAGCAACTATGTCAAGATCTCTGCAACCATCAAAAACACGACAATCTCGAGCTTTCAAGCCGCGTTGATGTCCATCGGTCTTTCCACACAGCTCTCCAACTCGAACATCTCTCCTTCATGGAACATACCCGGAGATTCGGGATCTCAAGGAACAATCTTCAAAAGTTATAGCTCTCCAGGTAATTTCCCAGGAGGGTTTAGCGGAATCAACGCCTGTTTCTGGGCAGGAATAAACTGTAGCGGGGGACCCATTACTAGCGGGCTTGGAAATGGTTACACTAAACTGGGCCCATCGACCGACTCATTCACCTTCTTCCTGACATCAAATACCGGAACCATCGGTTCCTCATTGACGCTTTCCGATTTTGCGGTCAAGTTTCAGACACAAGCTGGTTCCTATGAATTCGGCGATGGACTGGGTCCTTCTCCGACACCGGAACCCGGATCTTTCTGGCTTCTCGGTTCCGCACTTCTGGCCATGATCGGCTTCTCTCTCCGAAAGACAATGCCCAAAAAAGCCTGA
- a CDS encoding patatin-like phospholipase family protein: MIECHSNMTHKRDSAPFRNFLTSIFLIVFLFSPSEKPPVFGQSITQQDQTILPSSDFNPCLRILSIDGGGVRGIIPAAVLERIEEETGEPVSRLFDFISGTSTGAVISLALTKPSEKDSQKAQFSAKDIVGFYERDSRILFPPPSTETEEKRFLTSTKYSPEPPLNIFRQTFGKTGLKKSLVPILVPTYNIKEKKPFFFKSWVKSTNDYPMSEVARAAVAAPGYFPPVELPAHRQTSSPKQTIVLVDGGVFANNPMRYALENSYQLGNIRKGIFLLSLGTGKTSPEHPRESPYHWEEAQWPSPLKNLLFADPPISNQESSSQITLRMEPVIPAENAAMDNAREQNLLTLRNISKQMMNQNRPAFKRILRILKTPRPAGCFREGNLPD; the protein is encoded by the coding sequence TTGATCGAGTGCCATTCAAACATGACTCATAAAAGAGATTCTGCTCCTTTCAGAAACTTCCTCACATCCATTTTTCTGATCGTTTTCCTATTTTCTCCGTCTGAAAAGCCCCCTGTATTTGGCCAGAGCATTACTCAACAGGACCAGACCATTCTTCCTTCATCAGATTTCAATCCCTGCCTCCGGATTCTGTCGATCGATGGAGGAGGCGTCCGGGGCATCATTCCCGCAGCGGTTCTTGAAAGGATCGAAGAAGAAACCGGGGAACCGGTCAGCAGACTGTTTGACTTCATTTCGGGAACATCCACAGGGGCTGTCATTTCCCTGGCACTGACAAAACCATCAGAAAAGGATTCCCAAAAAGCTCAGTTTTCCGCCAAAGATATTGTCGGATTCTATGAACGCGACAGCAGGATCCTCTTTCCTCCCCCATCAACCGAAACGGAAGAAAAGCGTTTCCTCACCTCAACAAAATACTCACCGGAACCGCCACTGAACATTTTCAGGCAAACCTTTGGCAAAACCGGACTAAAAAAGTCCCTCGTTCCCATTCTTGTTCCAACCTACAACATCAAGGAGAAGAAACCGTTTTTCTTTAAAAGCTGGGTCAAAAGCACCAACGACTACCCGATGAGTGAAGTCGCCCGGGCGGCTGTTGCCGCCCCGGGCTACTTCCCCCCTGTCGAACTTCCCGCCCACAGGCAAACATCCTCCCCAAAACAGACAATTGTACTGGTCGACGGCGGAGTCTTTGCCAATAATCCCATGAGATATGCCTTGGAAAACTCCTATCAATTGGGCAATATCCGAAAAGGCATTTTTCTCCTGTCTCTTGGAACAGGAAAAACCTCTCCCGAACACCCAAGAGAAAGCCCTTATCACTGGGAAGAGGCACAATGGCCATCACCACTAAAAAATCTTCTCTTTGCTGATCCACCCATTAGCAACCAAGAGTCATCCTCCCAGATCACACTGCGGATGGAGCCCGTCATTCCAGCGGAAAACGCCGCAATGGACAATGCCCGAGAACAAAACCTGCTGACGCTCAGAAATATCTCCAAGCAGATGATGAATCAAAACCGACCAGCCTTCAAAAGGATTTTGAGGATTCTCAAAACACCTCGGCCGGCCGGTTGTTTCAGAGAGGGCAACCTCCCGGATTGA
- a CDS encoding beta/alpha barrel domain-containing protein codes for MMKLSIPLDVPRGAARRRYEENYRLMTKETGRLFLMAGDQKVEHLNDDFVGAAVAADDSSPEHLFKIAQSAPVGCFAGQMGLIARYGMDYRDIPYLIKLNSKTHLVKKDQKDPVSLQWQETSQVEQFVRHAGVRVVALGYTLYPGSEYEPAMLSEASRLIFEAHQMGLVFVLWVYPRGRSVGNENDAHLIAGGAGVGACLGADFIKINPPVDPSGQMDGMLLREAVAAAGRSQVVCAGGAETTVPSFLKRLYDQIHLGGTSGCATGRNVHQRSFEEAIRFCRAIHAIAVLDQSVEEALALYNKGS; via the coding sequence ATGATGAAATTGTCAATTCCCCTGGATGTGCCGAGAGGCGCGGCGAGAAGACGCTACGAAGAGAATTATCGTTTGATGACAAAAGAGACCGGACGGCTTTTCCTCATGGCCGGGGATCAAAAGGTTGAGCATCTGAATGATGATTTTGTCGGGGCTGCCGTGGCGGCTGATGATTCTTCTCCGGAGCATCTTTTTAAAATAGCCCAGAGCGCTCCTGTCGGTTGCTTTGCAGGCCAGATGGGTCTGATTGCGCGGTATGGGATGGATTATCGCGATATTCCTTATCTGATCAAGCTGAATTCAAAAACCCATCTTGTGAAGAAGGACCAGAAGGATCCTGTCAGTCTCCAGTGGCAGGAAACATCCCAGGTTGAACAGTTTGTTCGCCATGCCGGAGTGCGCGTTGTGGCTCTCGGTTATACCCTTTATCCGGGAAGCGAGTATGAGCCAGCAATGTTGTCCGAGGCTTCAAGACTCATTTTTGAGGCACATCAGATGGGTCTGGTATTTGTCTTGTGGGTTTATCCGAGAGGACGATCTGTTGGGAATGAGAACGATGCCCATTTGATTGCCGGAGGAGCTGGTGTCGGGGCCTGTCTGGGTGCAGATTTTATAAAGATTAATCCTCCTGTTGATCCGTCCGGCCAGATGGACGGGATGTTGCTCAGGGAAGCGGTGGCGGCGGCCGGCAGATCCCAGGTGGTTTGCGCCGGTGGCGCCGAGACCACCGTTCCCAGCTTTTTAAAGCGTCTCTATGATCAGATTCATCTTGGTGGCACATCCGGTTGTGCCACCGGAAGAAATGTTCATCAACGTTCTTTTGAGGAAGCTATCCGTTTTTGTCGCGCGATTCACGCCATTGCCGTACTGGACCAATCCGTAGAGGAGGCTTTGGCTCTATACAATAAAGGCAGTTAG
- a CDS encoding carbon monoxide dehydrogenase beta subunit family protein: MSQYRVAVGPEAFLPPSAAMMGISLPDPGEGHIEGVLVPEIQAIEEAARRLSKAKVPTFFPGPLVLWKWNEKSAKMAKVIKRASVEGGINIIPMTDYRPKYPKIDPETEINPNHPNLTIWHNKIDACLFVGVHCHQANLALKIIRGGTDCFTMAFCSFSGHEDANLSVRDTSPETFELLTDFLIKMRSNSKGF, encoded by the coding sequence GTGTCCCAATATCGCGTAGCAGTTGGTCCTGAAGCATTTCTTCCCCCCTCCGCAGCCATGATGGGGATTTCTCTCCCCGACCCGGGTGAAGGGCATATTGAAGGTGTCCTTGTCCCAGAGATTCAGGCTATCGAAGAAGCTGCAAGAAGGCTTTCCAAAGCCAAGGTTCCGACCTTTTTCCCTGGTCCGCTCGTTCTTTGGAAGTGGAACGAAAAATCTGCAAAAATGGCCAAGGTCATCAAAAGGGCTTCTGTCGAAGGGGGCATCAACATCATCCCCATGACAGACTACCGCCCCAAATATCCAAAGATTGATCCTGAAACAGAAATCAATCCCAACCATCCCAACCTCACCATATGGCACAACAAGATCGATGCGTGCCTGTTTGTTGGCGTCCATTGCCACCAAGCCAACCTGGCTCTCAAGATCATTCGTGGCGGAACAGACTGTTTCACAATGGCCTTCTGTTCTTTTTCCGGACATGAGGATGCCAATCTGTCGGTAAGGGATACTTCCCCGGAAACGTTCGAGCTATTGACAGACTTTCTCATCAAAATGCGTTCCAACTCAAAAGGGTTTTAA
- a CDS encoding carbon monoxide dehydrogenase beta subunit family protein — protein MNPYKVMRGPEGFLPPAAALAGNILPEPGFGHIEGRIVNEDQAVEEAARMFVGAKVPTIFPGPLVLWGWNEKAIKTAEAVERLSIAGGINIIPMPDYRPKYPKIDPEAEINPNHPNLTIWHNKIDVCMFIGVHCHYANLSLKIIRGGTACYTMAFCAEAGHEDANLSVRDMSPTKLDKVTEIVKKLKTNSKGF, from the coding sequence GTGAATCCTTACAAAGTCATGAGGGGTCCGGAAGGATTCCTGCCCCCGGCAGCGGCATTGGCCGGAAACATACTCCCCGAGCCAGGATTTGGCCACATCGAAGGAAGAATCGTCAACGAGGACCAGGCTGTCGAAGAAGCTGCAAGAATGTTTGTCGGCGCAAAGGTTCCAACGATTTTCCCGGGTCCCCTTGTTCTCTGGGGATGGAACGAAAAAGCCATCAAGACTGCTGAGGCGGTCGAGCGTCTTTCCATCGCAGGTGGAATCAACATTATCCCGATGCCGGACTATCGCCCGAAATACCCGAAGATTGATCCAGAAGCAGAAATCAACCCGAATCACCCCAACCTCACCATATGGCACAACAAAATCGATGTTTGCATGTTTATCGGTGTGCACTGCCATTATGCCAATCTTTCGCTCAAGATCATTCGCGGCGGAACAGCCTGCTACACAATGGCATTCTGCGCAGAGGCAGGCCATGAAGATGCCAACCTCAGCGTCAGGGACATGTCTCCAACAAAGCTTGACAAAGTGACCGAAATCGTCAAGAAGCTGAAAACGAATTCAAAAGGGTTTTGA
- a CDS encoding proton-conducting transporter transmembrane domain-containing protein yields the protein MTNPFGVLPIILLLIPLVPFLGGAVVFFLKKDENISFRLLFPLGALSLLGSVIMDAASPWNGHPVNFVLFPDPFSEIPGPGISISWDPLSGILSIFILLVFLNILTFSRRTMSTEPYAGAFLSALSLATGSLLLLVTARHLLLIYLAWELVLLALILLLIHHRHRSLSAMGVISTWTMNQLGGGLLLSGFLLVGKMAGTFDLDTLFRRLDPQLGLLQGSPGELILACTLISCGLCIRSVQFPFHGWLLTTLDAPTPVSAFMHAGIVNAGGFLLTRLAPLFNTTPIVLDGLFLVGATTAVAGSAMMLIQVRVKNTLVYSTIGQMGYMIAECGLGVFPAAIFHMIAHGIFKGTLFLGSGSIIHEIRVNEHEPKGVVRKLFGRHHKVGILLLGMIVIVPLGWLWYHMIRGGGFLPQNGAFILIMFGVATAIQTVLSLTRSRHLLTPKSLGIMAGALITLVGLYWGSIHLFDQMLEVVVGKPSPEEVDNRLRFLVPATFTTMAYILFLGGGLLMREGKSSPAVSPALLNKIHGLLGRDLGVSTFARRLITEPLMAIARTIRSLTIKPGDLSVRDREL from the coding sequence ATGACCAATCCGTTTGGAGTCCTTCCGATCATTCTTCTCCTGATCCCTCTTGTCCCTTTCCTGGGGGGAGCGGTCGTTTTTTTCCTCAAAAAAGACGAGAACATATCCTTCAGGCTTCTTTTTCCATTAGGTGCCCTGTCACTTCTAGGCTCCGTCATCATGGACGCGGCTTCCCCGTGGAATGGCCATCCCGTGAATTTCGTCCTCTTTCCGGATCCATTTTCAGAGATACCCGGCCCAGGAATCTCCATTTCCTGGGATCCTCTCTCCGGAATCCTGTCCATTTTCATACTCCTCGTGTTTCTCAACATTCTGACCTTCTCGCGTCGAACCATGTCGACCGAACCCTATGCCGGAGCGTTTTTATCCGCCCTCTCCCTGGCCACCGGATCCCTCCTTCTTCTCGTGACAGCAAGGCACCTCTTGTTGATCTACCTTGCCTGGGAACTGGTCCTTCTCGCCTTGATTCTCCTCTTGATCCACCATCGCCACAGATCACTCTCCGCAATGGGAGTGATCTCCACCTGGACCATGAACCAGCTTGGCGGGGGACTTCTGCTCTCGGGATTTCTTCTTGTCGGAAAGATGGCAGGAACCTTCGATCTCGACACCCTTTTCCGAAGACTCGATCCCCAACTGGGCCTCTTACAGGGAAGCCCCGGAGAGCTCATCCTCGCCTGCACGCTCATCTCCTGTGGACTCTGCATCAGATCCGTCCAGTTTCCATTTCACGGCTGGCTTTTAACAACACTCGACGCACCCACTCCCGTATCGGCCTTCATGCATGCCGGCATCGTCAATGCGGGAGGTTTTTTGCTGACCAGGCTCGCTCCGCTTTTCAATACAACGCCGATTGTTCTTGATGGACTGTTTCTTGTCGGAGCCACCACAGCGGTCGCCGGATCGGCCATGATGCTCATTCAGGTCCGGGTCAAAAATACCCTGGTCTACTCCACCATCGGGCAAATGGGATACATGATCGCCGAATGCGGACTTGGTGTTTTTCCTGCCGCCATTTTCCACATGATCGCCCACGGGATTTTTAAAGGGACCCTTTTTCTAGGATCGGGAAGCATCATCCACGAGATCCGGGTCAACGAACACGAACCAAAGGGCGTCGTCCGAAAACTCTTCGGACGACATCACAAAGTCGGTATCCTTCTTCTTGGGATGATTGTCATTGTTCCCCTTGGCTGGCTCTGGTACCACATGATACGGGGCGGAGGGTTCCTACCTCAAAACGGGGCCTTCATCCTGATCATGTTTGGGGTTGCAACCGCCATCCAGACAGTTCTTTCCCTGACCAGATCCCGCCACCTGCTCACACCAAAATCCTTGGGAATCATGGCCGGAGCCCTCATCACCCTCGTGGGACTATATTGGGGATCCATCCATCTTTTTGACCAGATGCTGGAAGTCGTGGTTGGAAAACCCTCTCCCGAGGAGGTGGACAACCGGTTGAGGTTCCTCGTTCCGGCGACCTTTACAACCATGGCCTATATTCTTTTCCTTGGCGGAGGTCTTCTGATGAGGGAGGGAAAATCTTCCCCTGCTGTCTCACCGGCTCTTTTAAACAAAATTCACGGTCTTCTGGGAAGGGATCTCGGCGTCTCAACCTTTGCCCGTAGACTCATCACCGAGCCCCTGATGGCCATTGCCCGTACCATCAGGTCGCTTACGATCAAACCCGGAGACCTTTCCGTCAGGGATCGGGAACTTTGA